The following proteins are co-located in the Phragmites australis chromosome 10, lpPhrAust1.1, whole genome shotgun sequence genome:
- the LOC133930408 gene encoding ras-related protein RHN1-like isoform X3 — protein sequence MNVYPGNKIRNSKIVLLGDLGAGKTSIVVRFAKGLYYECQESTIGAAFFSQVLPLDEATVKLDIWDTAGQERYHSLAPMYYRGAAAAIVVFDISSTDSYMRAKRWVDELQRQGNPHLVMALVGNKVDLEERRQVGTQEAMDYAEANGLFFTETSAKTAQNVSELFYEIAERVVKLRPNRPAGMVLHDGRRGGGGRWPFCCSG from the exons GTGCTTCTTGGGGACCTGGGCGCCGGGAAGACGAGCATCGTCGTTCGGTTCGCCAAAGGACTGTACTACGAGTGCCAG GAGTCGACGATCGGAGCGGCCTTCTTCTCGCAGGTGCTGCCCCTGGATGAGGCCACCGTGAAGCTCGACATCTGGGACACCGCCGGCCAGGAGCGATACCACAGCCTCGCACCCATGTACTACCGAGGCGCCGCCGCGGCGATCGTCGTCTTCGACATCTCCAGCACG GACTCGTACATGCGAGCGAAGAGATGGGTTGACGAGCTTCAGAGGCAAG GGAATCCACATCTGGTCATGGCTTTAGTGGGCAACAAGGTCGATTTAGAAGAACGGAGGCAGGTTGGGACACAG GAAGCCATGGACTACGCAGAAGCAAACGGCCTGTTCTTCACAGAGACGTCGGCCAAGACGGCGCAGAACGTCAGCGAGCTGTTCTACGAGATTG CTGAAAGAGTGGTGAAGCTACGGCCTAATCGTCCCGCCGGAATGGTTCTGCACGACGGccggcgtggcggcggcggaaggTGGCCATTCTGCTGCTCCGGCTGA
- the LOC133930408 gene encoding ras-related protein RHN1-like isoform X1: MGSDVIVQAKLVLLGDLGAGKTSIVVRFAKGLYYECQESTIGAAFFSQVLPLDEATVKLDIWDTAGQERYHSLAPMYYRGAAAAIVVFDISSTDSYMRAKRWVDELQRQGNPHLVMALVGNKVDLEERRQVGTQEAMDYAEANGLFFTETSAKTAQNVSELFYEIAERVVKLRPNRPAGMVLHDGRRGGGGRWPFCCSG, encoded by the exons ATGGGGAGCGATGTCATCGTCCAGGCCAAGCTG GTGCTTCTTGGGGACCTGGGCGCCGGGAAGACGAGCATCGTCGTTCGGTTCGCCAAAGGACTGTACTACGAGTGCCAG GAGTCGACGATCGGAGCGGCCTTCTTCTCGCAGGTGCTGCCCCTGGATGAGGCCACCGTGAAGCTCGACATCTGGGACACCGCCGGCCAGGAGCGATACCACAGCCTCGCACCCATGTACTACCGAGGCGCCGCCGCGGCGATCGTCGTCTTCGACATCTCCAGCACG GACTCGTACATGCGAGCGAAGAGATGGGTTGACGAGCTTCAGAGGCAAG GGAATCCACATCTGGTCATGGCTTTAGTGGGCAACAAGGTCGATTTAGAAGAACGGAGGCAGGTTGGGACACAG GAAGCCATGGACTACGCAGAAGCAAACGGCCTGTTCTTCACAGAGACGTCGGCCAAGACGGCGCAGAACGTCAGCGAGCTGTTCTACGAGATTG CTGAAAGAGTGGTGAAGCTACGGCCTAATCGTCCCGCCGGAATGGTTCTGCACGACGGccggcgtggcggcggcggaaggTGGCCATTCTGCTGCTCCGGCTGA
- the LOC133930408 gene encoding ras-related protein RHN1-like isoform X2 → MSSSRPSWWVLLGDLGAGKTSIVVRFAKGLYYECQESTIGAAFFSQVLPLDEATVKLDIWDTAGQERYHSLAPMYYRGAAAAIVVFDISSTDSYMRAKRWVDELQRQGNPHLVMALVGNKVDLEERRQVGTQEAMDYAEANGLFFTETSAKTAQNVSELFYEIAERVVKLRPNRPAGMVLHDGRRGGGGRWPFCCSG, encoded by the exons ATGTCATCGTCCAGGCCAAGCTGGTGG GTGCTTCTTGGGGACCTGGGCGCCGGGAAGACGAGCATCGTCGTTCGGTTCGCCAAAGGACTGTACTACGAGTGCCAG GAGTCGACGATCGGAGCGGCCTTCTTCTCGCAGGTGCTGCCCCTGGATGAGGCCACCGTGAAGCTCGACATCTGGGACACCGCCGGCCAGGAGCGATACCACAGCCTCGCACCCATGTACTACCGAGGCGCCGCCGCGGCGATCGTCGTCTTCGACATCTCCAGCACG GACTCGTACATGCGAGCGAAGAGATGGGTTGACGAGCTTCAGAGGCAAG GGAATCCACATCTGGTCATGGCTTTAGTGGGCAACAAGGTCGATTTAGAAGAACGGAGGCAGGTTGGGACACAG GAAGCCATGGACTACGCAGAAGCAAACGGCCTGTTCTTCACAGAGACGTCGGCCAAGACGGCGCAGAACGTCAGCGAGCTGTTCTACGAGATTG CTGAAAGAGTGGTGAAGCTACGGCCTAATCGTCCCGCCGGAATGGTTCTGCACGACGGccggcgtggcggcggcggaaggTGGCCATTCTGCTGCTCCGGCTGA